A stretch of the Salvelinus fontinalis isolate EN_2023a chromosome 22, ASM2944872v1, whole genome shotgun sequence genome encodes the following:
- the LOC129820188 gene encoding BET1 homolog: MRRAGLGEGGPPENVVASGYSAYEEENEHLQEGLRAKASALKHLSIDIGTEVKYQKNMLDDMDSDFDSTGGLLGATIGRVKQLSRGSQTKLLCYMLFFCFLVFTILYWFIKLR, encoded by the exons ATGAGACGAGCAGGTTTGG GCGAAGGAGGACCTCCTGAAAATGTTGTGGCCAGTGGATACAGCGCGTACGAAGAGGAAAATGAACACTTACAAGAGGGTCTGAGAGCCAAAGCCAGCGCCTTGAAGCAT TTGTCAATAGATATCGGAACAGAAGTGAAATACCAAAAAAACATGTTGGACGATATG GACTCAGACTTTGACTCAACAGGTGGTTTGCTGGGGGCCACCATAGGGAGAGTGAAGCAGCTTTCCAGGGGAAGCCAGACCAAGCTCCTGTGCTACATGCTGTTCTTCTGCTTCTTGGTCTTCACCATCCTTTACTGGTTTATCAAACTGAGGTGA